A DNA window from Choloepus didactylus isolate mChoDid1 chromosome 9, mChoDid1.pri, whole genome shotgun sequence contains the following coding sequences:
- the LOC119544992 gene encoding coiled-coil domain-containing protein 43-like, translating to MALPSEVAAAASGEGDAGGSGFGSWLDGRLEALGVDRAVYGAYILGVLQEEEEEEKLDALQDILSAFLEEDSLLNICREIVERWSETQNVVTKVKKEDEVQAIATLIEKQAQIVVKPRMVSEEEKQRKAALLAQYADVTDEEDEADEKDDSGAITTNIGSDKSLFRNTNVEDVLNARKLERDSLRDESQRKKEQDKLQRERDKLAKQERKEKEKKRTQKGERKR from the coding sequence ATGGCGTTGCCCAGCGAAGTGGCCGCGGCAGCCTCCGGTGAAGGCGATGCCGGGGGCAGTGGTTTTGGATCGTGGCTGGACGGGCGGTTGGAGGCATTAGGAGTGGATCGAGCCGTGTACGGCGCCTATATCCTGGGTGTcctgcaggaggaggaggaagaagaaaagctgGATGCTCTGCAGGATATTCTCTCTGCTTTCCTGGAAGAAGACTCCCTTCTTAATATTTGCAGGGAGATTGTGGAACGATGGTCGGAAACTCAGAATGTTGTCAccaaagtgaaaaaagaagatGAGGTACAGGCCATTGCCACCCTAATTGAGAAGCAGGCACAAATCGTGGTGAAGCCCAGGATGGTGTCAGAAGAGGAGAAGCAAAGAAAAGCTGCCCTCCTGGCCCAGTATGCTGATGTGACAGATGAAGAGGATGAAGCAGATGAGAAGGATGATTCAGGTGCCATCACAACGAACATTGGTTCTGACAAGTCTCTGTTCCGAAATACCAATGTGGAAGATGTCCTCAATGCTCGAAAACTGGAACGGGACTCACTTCGGGATGAGtcccaaaggaaaaaagagcaggACAAGCTGCAGAGGGAGAGGGATAAACTAGCCAAGCAGGAGcgcaaggaaaaggaaaagaaaaggacacaGAAAGGGGAACGAAAGCGATAA